A window of the Agrococcus jejuensis genome harbors these coding sequences:
- a CDS encoding pyridoxamine 5'-phosphate oxidase family protein — translation MSALTMPLADRWRFLSEATVAVVSASHDGESVAVPIWIEARDRSVLMVTPRASEKARVMLGAGRAWVTALTNDAPYRFVAGEGPVELDESVDLPALVRSMSRRSLGEAKGAEFAEGWLEGDPSIVVLRVTPDRWRSMDESRGE, via the coding sequence GTGTCCGCACTCACCATGCCGCTCGCCGATCGCTGGCGGTTCCTGTCGGAGGCGACCGTGGCGGTCGTGTCCGCGAGCCACGACGGCGAGAGCGTCGCGGTGCCGATCTGGATCGAGGCGCGCGACCGCAGCGTGCTCATGGTCACGCCGCGCGCGTCCGAGAAGGCCCGCGTCATGCTCGGCGCCGGCCGCGCCTGGGTCACGGCGCTCACGAACGACGCGCCCTACCGCTTCGTCGCGGGAGAGGGCCCGGTGGAGCTCGACGAGTCGGTCGACCTGCCCGCGCTCGTGCGGTCGATGTCGCGCCGCAGCCTCGGCGAGGCGAAGGGCGCCGAGTTCGCCGAGGGCTGGCTCGAGGGCGATCCGAGCATCGTCGTGCTGCGCGTCACGCCCGACCGGTGGCGCTCGATGGACGAGTCGCGCGGCGAGTAG
- a CDS encoding phage holin family protein codes for MAERRSLPELLAEVPTLVVNLFRAELENLQSEVKGKVAKLGIGGALLAVAGVMAIFMLGWLLAAVNGLWQLLFAEWAAALLTAACLLVVIGILVLIGIPLLKRGAAFKEMDSLDSIKDDVNMVRGLGHAADGTSPLDDLPTRTTRTDGDLR; via the coding sequence ATGGCCGAGCGCCGGTCGCTCCCCGAGCTGCTCGCGGAGGTGCCGACGCTCGTCGTGAACCTGTTCCGCGCCGAGCTCGAGAACCTGCAGTCGGAGGTCAAGGGCAAGGTCGCGAAGCTCGGCATCGGCGGCGCGCTCCTCGCGGTCGCGGGCGTCATGGCGATCTTCATGCTCGGCTGGCTCCTCGCGGCCGTCAACGGCCTGTGGCAGCTGCTGTTCGCCGAATGGGCGGCCGCGCTGCTCACCGCCGCGTGCCTGCTCGTGGTCATCGGCATCCTCGTGCTGATCGGCATCCCGCTGCTCAAGCGCGGCGCCGCCTTCAAGGAGATGGACTCGCTCGACTCCATCAAGGACGACGTGAACATGGTGCGCGGCCTCGGCCACGCCGCCGACGGCACCTCGCCGCTCGACGACCTGCCCACGCGCACCACCCGCACGGACGGAGACCTGCGATGA
- a CDS encoding DUF3618 domain-containing protein, which produces MTDQRDVDRQRDELRRALEEIEDRVNPAKVAERTRRRIDENPTPFLAAAGGVVLAVAGVAALLIFRRR; this is translated from the coding sequence ATGACCGATCAGCGTGACGTCGACCGCCAGCGCGACGAGCTGCGCCGCGCCCTCGAGGAGATCGAGGATCGCGTGAACCCGGCGAAGGTCGCCGAGCGCACGCGCCGCCGCATCGACGAGAACCCGACGCCGTTCCTCGCCGCCGCGGGCGGCGTCGTGCTCGCCGTCGCGGGCGTCGCGGCGCTGCTCATCTTCCGCCGCCGCTAA
- a CDS encoding GNAT family N-acetyltransferase, producing the protein MAGVEVRAATRDDVDALVALLQRWGSDDEPDEKVVRYRERLAWNLDNPTHHVLVAVADGEVVGYAAAQDYGPALRQERSIARMHDLWVSPAARGRGAGTALFEAVRVWAEREARIGMLQWQSSEVAVDFYRTLGLESDAADAPADFALAVHLPGRDDA; encoded by the coding sequence ATGGCAGGGGTCGAGGTGCGAGCGGCGACGCGCGACGACGTCGACGCGCTCGTGGCGCTGCTGCAGCGCTGGGGCTCCGACGACGAGCCCGACGAGAAGGTCGTGCGGTACCGCGAGCGGCTCGCGTGGAACCTCGACAACCCCACGCACCACGTGCTGGTCGCGGTCGCCGACGGCGAGGTCGTCGGGTACGCCGCAGCGCAGGACTATGGCCCCGCGCTGCGCCAGGAGCGGTCGATCGCGCGCATGCACGACCTGTGGGTCTCGCCCGCGGCGCGCGGCCGCGGCGCCGGCACGGCGCTCTTCGAGGCCGTGCGCGTGTGGGCCGAGCGCGAGGCGCGCATCGGCATGCTGCAGTGGCAGTCGAGCGAGGTCGCGGTCGACTTCTACCGCACCCTCGGGCTCGAGTCGGATGCGGCGGATGCGCCCGCCGACTTCGCGCTCGCCGTGCACCTGCCGGGCCGCGACGACGCCTGA